A stretch of the Hydra vulgaris chromosome 09, alternate assembly HydraT2T_AEP genome encodes the following:
- the LOC136084654 gene encoding uncharacterized protein LOC136084654 isoform X1, with amino-acid sequence MSDSSSDHSVIKTRKRSRPNTSPVKRLYSVVTISEDNILKKVTVPLHWVNNKENIVYWPPKSKKQFNYYISNWVDPDINWLKFQLKKVHLDMATKDICDICINIDTETSSHEIEKTENESFKSDYREPSPDIHMVIEPSSKKKYYLKGQQDRQGLQKSGLLKTHSEIVERSKENSVVKINSSEVELAGKTEIEGFNSTNRKQRPLETNRIGGKFMYSNPPETFKALDERCLQYALFMELSSVKSQITQLEKAVERLGRQMEPEMSAFHIEKSSTLEDFQEKEEILKKKDDFLLLVSRLKQIGGNTPSSIINKALDETMSKKLQAKFSKVGKNGKRPFKTTYLYKALLGALVTERLSKENVDRLIGDHLKRAPRAEDKK; translated from the exons atgagcGATTCTTCAAGTGATCATTCTGtgataaaaacaagaaaaagatCTAGACCAAACACAAG tccTGTTAAAAGACTTTACTCAGTAGTCACTATCTCTGAagacaatattttgaaaaaagtgacAGTTCCATTACACTGGGTAAATAACAAAGAGAATATTGTTTATTGGCCACCTaagtcaaaaaaacaatttaattattatattagcaACTGGGTGGATCCAGATATTAATTGGTTAAAGTTTCAATTGAAAAAGGTACATCTTGACATGGCTACAAAAGATATTTGTGATATTTGCATAAATATAGATACCGAGACTTCTAGTcatgaaattgaaaaaactg aaaatgaaagttttaaatcagATTATCGAGAACCAAGTCCAGATATTCATATGGTTATAGAGCcgtcttcaaaaaaaaagtattatttaaaaggCCAACAAGATAGACAAGGTCTTCAAAAATCAGGTTTACTCAAGACACACTCTGAAATTGTGGAGAGATCTAAAGAAAACTCTGTAGTAAAAATTAACTCTTCCGAAGTTGAACTTGCAGGTAAAACAG AAATTGAAGGTTTTAATTCAACTAACCGAAAGCAAAGACCTTTGGAAACAAATCGCATTGGTGGCAAGTTTATGTATAGTAACCCACCTGAAACATTCAAGGCTCTTGATGAaagat gctTACAGTATGCTCTTTTTATGGAGTTAAGTAGTGTTAAAAGTCAAATAACACAACTTGAAAAAGCTGTTGAAAGATTGGGTCGACAGATGGAGCCAGAAATGTCAGCATTTCACATTGAGAAATCATCCACCCTCGAAGATTTTCAGGAAAAGGAGgagattcttaaaaaaaaagatgattttcttttattg gtCAGCCGGCTGAAACAGATTGGTGGCAACACGCCATCATCAATTATAAATAAGGCTTTAGACGAGACAATGTCAAAAAAGCTACAAGCTAAATTTAGTAAAGTGGGAAAAAATGGAAAACGACCGTTTAAGACTACTTACTTGTACAAGGCTCTACTTg GTGCTCTGGTGACGGAAAGGCTATCAAAAGAAAATGTCGATCGACTAATAGGAGACCATTTAAAGAGAGCTCCGAGGGcggaagataaaaaataa
- the LOC136084654 gene encoding uncharacterized protein LOC136084654 isoform X2, with protein MSDSSSDHSVIKTRKRSRPNTSPVKRLYSVVTISEDNILKKVTVPLHWVNNKENIVYWPPKSKKQFNYYISNWVDPDINWLKFQLKKVHLDMATKDICDICINIDTETSSHEIEKTENESFKSDYREPSPDIHMVIEPSSKKKYYLKGQQDRQGLQKSGLLKTHSEIVERSKENSVVKINSSEVELAEIEGFNSTNRKQRPLETNRIGGKFMYSNPPETFKALDERCLQYALFMELSSVKSQITQLEKAVERLGRQMEPEMSAFHIEKSSTLEDFQEKEEILKKKDDFLLLVSRLKQIGGNTPSSIINKALDETMSKKLQAKFSKVGKNGKRPFKTTYLYKALLGALVTERLSKENVDRLIGDHLKRAPRAEDKK; from the exons atgagcGATTCTTCAAGTGATCATTCTGtgataaaaacaagaaaaagatCTAGACCAAACACAAG tccTGTTAAAAGACTTTACTCAGTAGTCACTATCTCTGAagacaatattttgaaaaaagtgacAGTTCCATTACACTGGGTAAATAACAAAGAGAATATTGTTTATTGGCCACCTaagtcaaaaaaacaatttaattattatattagcaACTGGGTGGATCCAGATATTAATTGGTTAAAGTTTCAATTGAAAAAGGTACATCTTGACATGGCTACAAAAGATATTTGTGATATTTGCATAAATATAGATACCGAGACTTCTAGTcatgaaattgaaaaaactg aaaatgaaagttttaaatcagATTATCGAGAACCAAGTCCAGATATTCATATGGTTATAGAGCcgtcttcaaaaaaaaagtattatttaaaaggCCAACAAGATAGACAAGGTCTTCAAAAATCAGGTTTACTCAAGACACACTCTGAAATTGTGGAGAGATCTAAAGAAAACTCTGTAGTAAAAATTAACTCTTCCGAAGTTGAACTTGCAG AAATTGAAGGTTTTAATTCAACTAACCGAAAGCAAAGACCTTTGGAAACAAATCGCATTGGTGGCAAGTTTATGTATAGTAACCCACCTGAAACATTCAAGGCTCTTGATGAaagat gctTACAGTATGCTCTTTTTATGGAGTTAAGTAGTGTTAAAAGTCAAATAACACAACTTGAAAAAGCTGTTGAAAGATTGGGTCGACAGATGGAGCCAGAAATGTCAGCATTTCACATTGAGAAATCATCCACCCTCGAAGATTTTCAGGAAAAGGAGgagattcttaaaaaaaaagatgattttcttttattg gtCAGCCGGCTGAAACAGATTGGTGGCAACACGCCATCATCAATTATAAATAAGGCTTTAGACGAGACAATGTCAAAAAAGCTACAAGCTAAATTTAGTAAAGTGGGAAAAAATGGAAAACGACCGTTTAAGACTACTTACTTGTACAAGGCTCTACTTg GTGCTCTGGTGACGGAAAGGCTATCAAAAGAAAATGTCGATCGACTAATAGGAGACCATTTAAAGAGAGCTCCGAGGGcggaagataaaaaataa